The genomic window AACACATGAGTATGACTACTTAGTTCTAGCAACAGGTTCAGCTGCTTTTGTACCGCCAATTGAGGGTGTGGATAAAGAAGGTGTTTTTGTATATAGAACCATTGAGGATTTAGATGCTATCATGGCTTATGCCAAAAAAATAAAACAAAAAGGAGCTACTGAAGCTGCTGTACTTGGTGGTGGATTGTTAGGTCTTGAGGCTGCCAAAGCCGTACGAGATTTAGGATTAAATGCTCATGTGGTGGAATTTGCTCCTCGCTTGATGCCAAGACAATTAGACAAAGGTGCTAGTGATATGCTTCAGTCTAAAATCGAAGAATTAGGTATTGGTATTCACTTGAGTAAAGCAACCCAATATATTGCTGGTGAAGATGCTATTACAGGAATGATGTTCGATGAGAATGAATTGCTTAAAGTAGATATGCTAGTAATTTCTGCAGGGATAAAACCTCGTGACGAGCTAGGAAGAGTTTCTGGTTTGGAAGTTGGTGTTCGTGGTGGAATCGTGGTGGACAATCAAATGCGAACTTCAGATCCAAACATCTTTGCTATTGGAGAGGTTGCACTTTACAATCACATGATTTATGGATTAGTTGCTCCAGGTTATGAAATGGCTGATGTAGCTGCAGAGCAGATTATTGGTAACGAAAAATTGATGAGAGAAAGCATCGATATGTCAACGCAATTGAAATTAATTGGTGTTGAAGTAGCGAGTTTTGGAGATCCATTTATAGAAAATAATGAAGTAACAGCTATTGTTTATGAAAATAAATTTAGTGGAATTTATAAAAGAATCAATGTTACCAAAGACGGAAAAACTTTATTAGGAGGAATTCTTGTAGGAGATTCAAGCGATTATAACGGATTGTTTCAGATTTATAGCAATGCAATGAAATTGCCTGCAAATCCAGAGGATTTGATTTTGGGTTCAAGAGGAGGCGAAAGTTCTACCATGGGAAGTGCAATGGATTTGCCAGATACGGCTGTAATTTGTTCTTGCGAAAACGTGACTAAAGGAAGTATTTGTTGTTCTATTACCGATGGCTCTTGCGAAACATTTGGCGATGTGGTCAAAGCTACCAAAGCGACTTCTGGTTGTGGTGGATGTAAACCAATGGTGGTTGATTTGGTTAAAGAAGCTCAAAAATCATTAGGAAAAGAAGTGAAAGATGTAGTGTGTGAACATTTTGCTTATTCTCGTCAAGAATTGTATGATATTGTAAAAATCAACAAATTCACAAATCACAATGAGGTATTAGGAACTATTGGAAAAGGCGATGGTTGCGAAGTTTGTAAACCCGTTCTATCTTCAATTTTCTCAAGTATTTATAATGATACAGCTAATAAACACGTAACAGCTCAAGATTCTAATGATAGATTCTTGGCCAATATTCAACGTAACGGAACTTATTCGGTTGTGCCAAGAATGGCAGGTGGAGAGGTTACTGCCGAAAAATTAATCGCCATTGGTGAAGTTGCTAAAGAATACGGATTATATACTAAAATTACTGGTGCACAACGTGTCGATTTATTTGGTGCAGAACTAAATGATTTACCAGCCATTTGGAAAAAATTAATAGACAACGGTTTTGAAAGTGGTCACGCTTACGGAAAATCATTACGAGCAGTCAAAAGTTGCGTTGGTAATGCTTGGTGTCGTTACGGAATGGACGATAGTACGACATTGGCTATCGAATTAGAAAATCGTTACAGAGGAATTCGTTCTCCGCATAAATTGAAGGGAGGAGTTTCAGCTTGTATCAGAGAGTGCGCCGAGGCTAGAGGAAAAGATTTTGGAGTAATTGCCGTTGAAGGCGGTTGGAATTTGTACATCTGTGGAAATGGTGGAGCTAATCCGAAACATGCCGTACTTTTAGCAGAAGCTATCGATAAAGAAACAGTTTTCAAGTACATGGATCGTTTCTTGATGTATTACATCCAAACTGCAGGACCGTTGGTAAGAACTTCAACTTGGTTAGAAAAACTGGAAGGCGGAATCGAATATTTGAAAAATGTGGTTATCAACGATAGTCTTGGAATCAATGCTACTCTTGAAGCTGAAATGCAAAAACTAGTTGACACTTTTGAATGTGAGTGGAAACAAGCCATCGAAGATCCGGAAATGATGAAACGTTTTAATCATTTTGTCAATTCAGATGATCGTGATGATAATTTGGAGTATATCCCTTTAAGAGGTCAAAAAATGCCAACAGCTTGGTAATCTCAACTATTTAAAAATCCTTCCATCAACTTCAACATGCAAATTAAGGTCTTTCGCAATCATTAATTTATTAATGTTGGAGTGATGGAAATTTAAAACTCATAATTATGCAAGATATTTTAAATCAATACGAAACAGTTCAATTAAACGACGTAAAAGTTTGGTTCAAAGCAGGAAAAACGACTGATTTCCCAACAGATGGTGGTGGTTGTATCAAATATAAAAACAAGCAAATTGCTGTGATCAATTTCTCTCGCAGAAACGAATGGTATGCTTGCCAAAACGTTTGCCCTCACAAAATGGAAATGGTACTTTCAAGAGGAATGATTGGTTCGGCAGAGGAAACTCCTAAGATTGCCTGTCCAATGCACAAAAAAACGTTCTCGCTTACAGACGGTTCAAACCTCAATGGAGAAGATTATTCAATAGCTACTTATCCCGTAAAAGTTGTTGATGGAGATGTGTTCGTAGGCTTTTTAGAATAAATAAAATACGTATCTTTGAGAATTATTATATTTTCAAAATATGTCATTACAATTCCAAAACGCAAGTACAAGGATTGATGCCGAAAACGCACAAGACCCGAATAGTGAACTGTTTCAATCAGAAACATTTCCAAAAGAATTATTGTATTCCAATAGAATGTATAAAAGGCTAATGGATTTTTATCCTGATGCTTCAGAAGAAGTTCAAATTGCTGCCAAAGCACAGCACATTTGCCGATGGAAAATGCCACGAGAATCCTACCCAATGGATCGTGTGGGGTATTTAAAATGGCGTGAAGATTTGAAGAAGTTTCACGCCAAAACTACCGCTTCTATTCTTCAAGAATGTGGTTACAACCAAAAAATTATCGATAGAGTTTCTTTTCTTATCGAAAAAAAATTACTCAAAAAAGACGAAGAAACCCAACTCCTAGAAGACGTAATTTGTCTGGTATTTTTAGAATTTTATTTAGATCCATTTGTACAAAAACATGATACAGAGAAACTCAAAAATATCATTTTGAAAACTTGGAATAAAATGTCTGAAAAAGGACATCAGGAAGCATTGAAAATTAATTATTCCGATGCCAATCTCCAGTTAATCAAAGATGCTCTAGGCTTGTAAAACCTACAATCTAATCATGAAGAGCAATACTCCAGCAGCTGTCAATTTATCTTTCAAAAACTTAAGGCGATTGTATCTTTTTGCCTTATTAACCATTGCTATAACGGTTTTATTAAGTCAGTTACTGATTCAATACAACCTTCATAGTCAGTTGAGCGATTCCAAAATTATTAATATTTCAGGAAAACAAAGAATGTTAAGTCAAAAGCTGACTAAAGAAGTTTTGATATTGAATTTTATCGCTGATTCAAAAAATAATAAAGAAGAAATTGAGCGGACAAATGAAATCATTAATTTATGGAAATTTAATCATAAAGCTTTAGAGAAAGGAAACGATAGTTTGGGTTTTCCAAAAGAAAAAAGCAAAGAACTTTCGGATTTATTCATAGCCATCAAACCTAATTTTGAAAACATTGTTAAAGCAGCCACAACTTTTTTGAACAATAAAGAATTAGGAATCAAAGAAGAAGAAAATCAAAAATTGGTTAGAATTATTCTTAAAAATCAAGGAGTATTTCTAGATAAAATGAATGAAATTGTCGAGCAATACGACAAGGAAGCTCTAGAGAAAGTAAGATTACAAAGTAAAACCGAATATGGAATTCTTATATTCACCATATTAGTTTTGCTATTAGAATTCATTTTCATTTTCAAACCAACCAATAAAAAGGTAGAAGTATTAATCTCGAAACTTTTATCCTCTGAAAAAAAGGCACTGAAATTAGCCTACGATACTGAAATCATCAGTGAAGCCAAAGAAAATTCAGTAAAAGAATTGAAATCACTCAATTATGCAATGGAAAATACCTTGCTTTATTGTCGTGTTGCGCCTGACGGTTCGTTAATTCACATTGGAGAAAAATTCGCTAAACTACTGCAATACAATCCCTTTCTTTCAGACAAAACTTTTTCGCAAGTACTTACTCCAATAGAAAAAGAACAATTAGCTATTGATCGAATTATTGCTCAAAGACAAAAGAGTGGCTGGCAAGGAGAACTAAATCTTACGAGTAGAAATGACGAAACTATTTGGCTCGATTTATCAATGGTTCCTGTAACTATCAAGAAAGAAGAATCAGAGCTACTCATTATTTGTTTTGATATTACCGAACGCAAAAAAGCAGAACAAGAAGTGGAGCGATTGAATTTTGAAAATGTTACCGATAAAATCAATCAACAAAAAGTGATTTCGAGTAAAATTGTCGAAAACCAGGAAAACGAGCAAAACCGTATTGCCAAAGAAATTCATGATGGCATAGGACAAATGCTTACAGGACTTAAATTTAGTCTAGAAAGTATCAATCTTGATGACAAAGAAAAAGCAGAACAGAAAATAGAATACCTAAAAAAGCTAGCATTGGATATTATCAAAGGAGTGCGAACTGCGACTTTTAATTTGATGCCACCCGAATTAAGCGATCATGGAATTGTTTCCTCTCTGGCAAAACTGACGCAAGAATTATCAAAACTAACAGGTAAAAATATTTTGTTTTATAACAAATCAGGTTTCGATAAAAGATTGGATTCCTTGATTGAAATTAATATTTATCGCTTGACACAAGAAGCCATAAATAATGCCATAAAATATGCCGATTCTAGTCATATAATAGTGCAACTTTCTCATAGTAATAATATTTTAAGTATTATTATTGATGACAACGGAAAAGGTTTTGACGTTAATGAAGCAGCTAAAAAAAGAAATAGCGAGTCTGGAATGGGATTGCTATTTATGAAAGAAAGAATCGAATACATCAACGGAAGAGTTTTTATCAATTCAATTGTTGAAGAAGGAACAAGGGTAACGTTTAATATTCCGATTTAAAAAGATTCAATAACAATTTTAATATCAAAATTCAATTTCAATGGGATTTAAATTGAAATATTACTGTCTTATTCATTGCTATTATTATTGTCATTGAAATTGTTATTGAATTTTGCTATTGCCATTGAATTTGAAATTATAATTAAAAAATACGTATATTAGCCATCCTTTTAGGTTTATATACGTAAAAATAAAATTTAAAATTAAGTAAGTTATGAATACTACGATTCGAGTTGTTTTGACAGATGATCACGTGTTTGTGAGAGATGGCATCAAATCATTATTAGAAAATGAAGCAAACATAATAGTTGTTGGCGAGGCCACAGATGGTGCAGAAGCTTTGAAAGTAGTGGAAGAACAAAATCCAGACTTACTCATTTTAGACATTCGTATGCCAAACTTAACTGGTATAGAAGTGGTCGAAAAATTGAGAGGACAAGGCAATCTAGTAAAAATAGTGATGCTCTCTATGCACGAATCCGAAGAGTATGTTTTGAAATCTATCAAAGCAGGAGCCGATGGTTATTTGTTGAAAGGTTCTAGTAAAGAAGAATTTCTTAAAGCCGTTCATACCGTAGCCAATGGTGGAAAATATTTCAGTGGAGATATTTCTTCTATTTTAATCAGTCAATTAAGCAATCCTCTTGCTAAAATTGAAAATAAGCAATCTTTTGAAGAAGAAACAATAATTACTAAAAGAGAAAAAGAGATTCTTAAATTACTTTTAGCTGGTAATGGAAACAAAGAAATAGCCGAGGCATTAGATATAAGTAAAAGAACTGCCGAAGTACATCGTTTTAATCTAATGAAGAAACTAAAAGTAAAAAACTTGATGGAATTATCTAATAAAGCTAACGAATTGGCTTTGCTGTAGTTTTTTCTCATAAGTAATATACTTAATTACTTGAATATTTTTTAAGTATAAATACTTAATTATTTTTCAAAAACTGCGAAAAAACAGTTTTTTTATAGTTTTTAGTACTTATTTTTGTCAAAAAAATATAAGTATTATGACAACTACAACTTCTTTATCTCAATCACACCGTATTTTATTTTTAAATACATTAGCTTTCACAGTATGCTTTGCTTGTTGGACGCTTAATGGTGTTCTAGTCACTTTTTTGGTTGACAATGGTATTTTCAAATGGGATGTGGTTCAGGTAGGTTGGCTTCTAGGTATTCCAATTCTAACAGGATCAATCATGCGTTTGCCAATAGGAATTTTAACCGATAAATACGGCGGAAAATATGTTTTTTCTATTCTATTATTGCTTTGTTCCATTCCTTTGTTTTTACTTCCGCTGGCGGATAGTTTTTTTATGTTTGCCGTTTTAAGTTTTTTATTCGGAATGGTAGGAACTAGTTTTGCTGTTGGTATTGGATTTACCTCAATTTGGTATCCAAAAGAGTGGCAAGGTAGAGCCTTGGGAATTTTCGGGATGGGAAATGCAGGTGCTGCTATCACTACTTTTATGGCTCCTTCTTTATTAAATCAATTTTCGGTTGATGATCCACAAAACGGTTGGAAATTATTACCAATCATTTATGGTGTTGCCTTATTAGTTATTGGCGTTTTATTTTTAATTTTTACTAAAAACAAAAAAAATGAAACCAGCACTAAAACCGTTTCTCAAATGTTGGGTTCTCTGAAAAGTGTAAGAGTTTGGCGTTTTGGAGCTTACTACTTCTTGGTTTTTGGATGTTTTGTGGCTTACGCTCAATGGCTGTTACCTAATTTTATGAATGTGTATCAAACCAGTTTGGTAATGGGCGGGATGTTTGCCACTATGTTTAGCTTGCCATCAGGTGTGATTCGTGCTTTTGGAGGTTATTTATCTGATAAATATGGTGCACGAAAAGTAATGTATTGGGTTTTAGGCTCATCAGTTGTATTGAGTGCTTTGTTGATGATTCCAAAAATGGATATTACCACTGCTGGTCCTGGAGTTATGGCAGGAAAGAAAGGAGTAATTACTGAAGTTTCGCAAACGAATGTAAGAGTTGGAGATAAAGATTTTGCTATCAATAAAAAAGTAGAAAAACCAGTTGATAATTCTATTTTTCCAACTAAAAATTCATGGCAAGAAGTGGTTGTTAAAGAAAACCAAGAAGTAAAGAAAAAAGAATTATTGGCAAAAGGAGTTACTCAAATTCATTTTGATGCCAATATGTGGGTGTATCTAGTTTTGGTAATCCTGATTGGTATTTCATGGGGAATTGGAAAAGCAGCGGTTTACAAACACATTCCAGAATATTTCCCAACAGAAGTAGGTGTAGTAGGAGGAATGGTAGGAATGATAGGTGGTTTGGGTGGTTTCTTCGGGCCAATTATCTTTGGGTACTTACTTACCAGTACTGGTTTTTGGTCAAGTTCTTGGATATTTATTCTGATATTTTCATCTATTTGTTTGATTTGGATGCACCGAACAGTAACGAAAATCATGAACGAAAAACAACCTGAATTATCAAAAGTGATGGAACGTGAATCATCAAAAAAATAATAACAATTCTTAAAAAGTTGCTTTTACAAAAAGAGCTCGAAATATTTTTCGAGCTCTTTTTGTATTTATTCAGATTTGATGATAAAGGGTTGAAATTATTTTTTTGAATCAAATTTCAAATGGACAATTTATTTGTCAATAGAACCTAGAACTCTTTTCATAAAAGTATTCAAAGCTTCTTTTTTGTCCATGCCGCCTTTGGTCATTTTATGAACTTCCAAAGCGCCGTACATATTTGAAATTAATTCGCCTATAACATCTAATTCTTCATCTTTCAAAGAAGAAACTTCGGTTAATGCTTCTAGAACTTCGATGGTTTCAACAAGATAATCCTCGTCATTCTCTTCAATAAATTGAGACAAATGTTTGATAACAGGTAGTTTCATTGTAAGTTGTTTATTTGTTTATTTGCTGATTCGGTTATTCGGTTAAACAAATAACCAAATTAACGGTTAAACGATTTCATTAACCAATTCTATTAAAACTTCTTGTTTGTTGGTTTGCGTTTCATTTACCAATTTTCCATTTACGAAAGTAGCAAAAGTAGGCAAGTTGCTTACATTGGCTAATTTTCTAGATTCAGGAAAATTTTCAGCATCTACTATAGCAAAAGTAATGGCTTCGTTTTCTGTAGCCAATTTTTTGAATTTTGGTTTCATGATTCGGCAATTTCCACACCATGAAGCCGAAAATTGAACTACTACTTTTTCGTTATTAGATACTAAATCCTGTAACGTATCTTCGTTTAATTCGATTAACATATCTTTTTGTTTAAATTCCAATACTTAAAGAGCTAAACTCCAAATCATCTGATATAGAATCCAGTATTTTTAAAATTGAAAGATTAATGATTTTTGAAATAAAACTCCAAATTCCTAAATTGGAATTTGGAATTTTAAAAATTTGAAATTTATTTAGTTTGCACTTAAATATTGAGCAGTACTGTTTCTATCAGCACTCATCGCTTCTTTTCCTTCTTCCCAGTTAGCAGGACAAACTTCACCTTTAGTTTGTACGTGAGTGTAAGCATCTACTAAACGTAAATATTCGTTTACATTACGACCTAATGGCATATCGTTTACGCTTTCGTGGAAAATTTTTCCTGTTTCATCTACTAAATAAGTAGCTCTGTAAGTTACGTTTGAACCTTCTACTAAATACGTTTCAGCATCTTCGTTATATTCGCCAGCTGCAGCATCTAAAATTCCTAAAGCAGCAGATAAATTTCTGGTAGTATCAGCCAAAAGTGGATAAGAAACACCTTCAATTCCACCATTATTTTTTGCGGTATTCAACCAAGCAAAATGTACTTCGTTAGTATCGCAAGAAGCACCAATTACAATAGTATTTCTTTTTTCGAATTCTGGCAAAGCCGCTTGAAAAGCGTGTAATTCTGTTGGACAAACAAATGTAAAATCTTTTGGATACCAAAAAAGCAATACTTTTTTGTTGTTGTTTACTGCTTCATCAAGAATGTTGATTCTTAAATTATCGCCCATTTCTGAAATAGCGTCAACTGTAATGTTTGGGAATTTTTTACCTACTAAAGACATAATGTTATTTTTTAAAGTTATTGTTTTTTATTTGTGAGCAAAGATAAATTAAAACGAATGTTAGATTGTATAGGATTTAATTATTAATACTTATATAACGATAGTGTTTAGTTATGTTAATATTGATTTTAATTTTAACTTACTGATTTTTAGTAGATTTTGTGTGTTTAAAAAAGGGTTTTTATTTTATATGTATCAGAAAATTTTAAAAAATATTGACGAAAATCTATATTAGATTTACCATTACGGGCAAACTCCCTTTACATTTTTTATTTTCTATTAATTGATGGGCGGCAGTTTCTTGAAATTCAGGAAAATCTTGATACACTTGTATAATTCCGAAAGCAGCTTCTAAATTTGGAATGACTTGCAAGGCGTAAGGATTTCCAAAAACGTATAAAACACATTTTTTGGTTGACAATAATTTTCCTAAAAATGCCAAAACAGAATCATCTATTTCAAAATTATTCAGCGGTTTGGCTTTGGGAACAAAAAGGGAGATTAAAACAAAATCTAAATCAGCGAGTTTTTTTTCTAATTCAATAATTGAATTTTCATCAACGGTTTCTAAAGCAAATTCAGGAGAAGGAAGTACAGCAGATAAAGTTTTAAAAAAAACATTATCCGTGTTTTTATAAAGACTGACTTTGGCTAATTTGTAATCGTTTTTAGCTTCAAAAAGATAAAGACTATTTTGATTGTCTTTTATTTTGGTAATGCAATTTTTTGCAATCTTTTTATTTAAAATAGAAGCCGTTTCAAAATCTAAATTTCCTTCGGGATTAAAATTGCCATCAATAATTCCTGCTTTTTGTTTGCATTTCCAAAGTCGGTTGAAGCTGGCTTCGATGCGTTCTGGTGAAGCATTTTTTAAAATTTCTTTGATTCCTTCAGCTACGTTTTCGGCAAAACACAACACATCATTTCCAGCATTGAACGCTTCCCATTCCAATTGCCCTTTTTTGTTGTAGAGTTTTGAAACGCTGTGCATATTCAAAGCATCAGAAATCACCAAACCATCATAACCCAATTGCTTGCGCAAAAGATTTTCAATAATAGACTTTGATAAAGTTGCCGAAGTATTTTTGCCATCATTCAAAGCAGGAACTGCCAAATGTCCAATCATAATAGAATCGACATCATTTTCTATTCCTTTTATAAAAGGATGCAATTCGTTTTCCAGTAATTCTTCCAAAGTTTCTTCTAAAACAGGCAATCCCAAATGCGAATCGACGCTGGTATTTCCGTGACCCGGAAAATGTTTCAGACAGCCTAAAACCCCAACATCATTCATTCCACGCAAATATTCCAAAGCAAAATCGGCTACTTTTTCTTTGTTTTGACCAAAAGAACGATACCCAATTACAGGATTATTAGGGTTGTTATTAATGTCTGCCAATGGCGCTAGATTATAATGAATTCCTGCCGATTTCAGGTCTAATCCAATTTGTTTTCCTACTTCGTAAACTAACTCTTTTGAACTTTCAGGCAAAGCACCAAGTGTAATCGCATAAGGGAATTGTGGTGTTTTTTCGACACGCATTGCCAGACCCCATTCGGCATCAATGCTCATCAAAAGTGGAGTAGTGGCACATTTTTGAAAACGGACAACCAATTCTTTTAAACGTTCGTAACTATCGTCGTTGAATTCCAC from Flavobacterium eburneipallidum includes these protein-coding regions:
- a CDS encoding response regulator; this encodes MNTTIRVVLTDDHVFVRDGIKSLLENEANIIVVGEATDGAEALKVVEEQNPDLLILDIRMPNLTGIEVVEKLRGQGNLVKIVMLSMHESEEYVLKSIKAGADGYLLKGSSKEEFLKAVHTVANGGKYFSGDISSILISQLSNPLAKIENKQSFEEETIITKREKEILKLLLAGNGNKEIAEALDISKRTAEVHRFNLMKKLKVKNLMELSNKANELALL
- a CDS encoding MFS transporter, with product MTTTTSLSQSHRILFLNTLAFTVCFACWTLNGVLVTFLVDNGIFKWDVVQVGWLLGIPILTGSIMRLPIGILTDKYGGKYVFSILLLLCSIPLFLLPLADSFFMFAVLSFLFGMVGTSFAVGIGFTSIWYPKEWQGRALGIFGMGNAGAAITTFMAPSLLNQFSVDDPQNGWKLLPIIYGVALLVIGVLFLIFTKNKKNETSTKTVSQMLGSLKSVRVWRFGAYYFLVFGCFVAYAQWLLPNFMNVYQTSLVMGGMFATMFSLPSGVIRAFGGYLSDKYGARKVMYWVLGSSVVLSALLMIPKMDITTAGPGVMAGKKGVITEVSQTNVRVGDKDFAINKKVEKPVDNSIFPTKNSWQEVVVKENQEVKKKELLAKGVTQIHFDANMWVYLVLVILIGISWGIGKAAVYKHIPEYFPTEVGVVGGMVGMIGGLGGFFGPIIFGYLLTSTGFWSSSWIFILIFSSICLIWMHRTVTKIMNEKQPELSKVMERESSKK
- a CDS encoding PAS domain-containing sensor histidine kinase, whose translation is MKSNTPAAVNLSFKNLRRLYLFALLTIAITVLLSQLLIQYNLHSQLSDSKIINISGKQRMLSQKLTKEVLILNFIADSKNNKEEIERTNEIINLWKFNHKALEKGNDSLGFPKEKSKELSDLFIAIKPNFENIVKAATTFLNNKELGIKEEENQKLVRIILKNQGVFLDKMNEIVEQYDKEALEKVRLQSKTEYGILIFTILVLLLEFIFIFKPTNKKVEVLISKLLSSEKKALKLAYDTEIISEAKENSVKELKSLNYAMENTLLYCRVAPDGSLIHIGEKFAKLLQYNPFLSDKTFSQVLTPIEKEQLAIDRIIAQRQKSGWQGELNLTSRNDETIWLDLSMVPVTIKKEESELLIICFDITERKKAEQEVERLNFENVTDKINQQKVISSKIVENQENEQNRIAKEIHDGIGQMLTGLKFSLESINLDDKEKAEQKIEYLKKLALDIIKGVRTATFNLMPPELSDHGIVSSLAKLTQELSKLTGKNILFYNKSGFDKRLDSLIEINIYRLTQEAINNAIKYADSSHIIVQLSHSNNILSIIIDDNGKGFDVNEAAKKRNSESGMGLLFMKERIEYINGRVFINSIVEEGTRVTFNIPI
- a CDS encoding DUF6952 family protein, with the translated sequence MKLPVIKHLSQFIEENDEDYLVETIEVLEALTEVSSLKDEELDVIGELISNMYGALEVHKMTKGGMDKKEALNTFMKRVLGSIDK
- a CDS encoding thioredoxin family protein, which codes for MLIELNEDTLQDLVSNNEKVVVQFSASWCGNCRIMKPKFKKLATENEAITFAIVDAENFPESRKLANVSNLPTFATFVNGKLVNETQTNKQEVLIELVNEIV
- a CDS encoding glycoside hydrolase family 3 protein, with the protein product MTLDQKIGQFFFPAVFINDTEENIQETERLIKEHNIGGLTFFHSRASAATNYESKKKVEFNDDSYERLKELVVRFQKCATTPLLMSIDAEWGLAMRVEKTPQFPYAITLGALPESSKELVYEVGKQIGLDLKSAGIHYNLAPLADINNNPNNPVIGYRSFGQNKEKVADFALEYLRGMNDVGVLGCLKHFPGHGNTSVDSHLGLPVLEETLEELLENELHPFIKGIENDVDSIMIGHLAVPALNDGKNTSATLSKSIIENLLRKQLGYDGLVISDALNMHSVSKLYNKKGQLEWEAFNAGNDVLCFAENVAEGIKEILKNASPERIEASFNRLWKCKQKAGIIDGNFNPEGNLDFETASILNKKIAKNCITKIKDNQNSLYLFEAKNDYKLAKVSLYKNTDNVFFKTLSAVLPSPEFALETVDENSIIELEKKLADLDFVLISLFVPKAKPLNNFEIDDSVLAFLGKLLSTKKCVLYVFGNPYALQVIPNLEAAFGIIQVYQDFPEFQETAAHQLIENKKCKGSLPVMVNLI
- a CDS encoding peroxiredoxin, giving the protein MSLVGKKFPNITVDAISEMGDNLRINILDEAVNNNKKVLLFWYPKDFTFVCPTELHAFQAALPEFEKRNTIVIGASCDTNEVHFAWLNTAKNNGGIEGVSYPLLADTTRNLSAALGILDAAAGEYNEDAETYLVEGSNVTYRATYLVDETGKIFHESVNDMPLGRNVNEYLRLVDAYTHVQTKGEVCPANWEEGKEAMSADRNSTAQYLSAN
- the nirD gene encoding nitrite reductase small subunit NirD translates to MQDILNQYETVQLNDVKVWFKAGKTTDFPTDGGGCIKYKNKQIAVINFSRRNEWYACQNVCPHKMEMVLSRGMIGSAEETPKIACPMHKKTFSLTDGSNLNGEDYSIATYPVKVVDGDVFVGFLE
- the nirB gene encoding nitrite reductase large subunit NirB, yielding MIKVIVVGNGMVGYKFCEKFITKAGSENYQITVFGEEPRRAYDRVHLSEYFAGKSADDLSMSTSNWYTDNNIILNTSELITDINREQKTIHTHLEQTHEYDYLVLATGSAAFVPPIEGVDKEGVFVYRTIEDLDAIMAYAKKIKQKGATEAAVLGGGLLGLEAAKAVRDLGLNAHVVEFAPRLMPRQLDKGASDMLQSKIEELGIGIHLSKATQYIAGEDAITGMMFDENELLKVDMLVISAGIKPRDELGRVSGLEVGVRGGIVVDNQMRTSDPNIFAIGEVALYNHMIYGLVAPGYEMADVAAEQIIGNEKLMRESIDMSTQLKLIGVEVASFGDPFIENNEVTAIVYENKFSGIYKRINVTKDGKTLLGGILVGDSSDYNGLFQIYSNAMKLPANPEDLILGSRGGESSTMGSAMDLPDTAVICSCENVTKGSICCSITDGSCETFGDVVKATKATSGCGGCKPMVVDLVKEAQKSLGKEVKDVVCEHFAYSRQELYDIVKINKFTNHNEVLGTIGKGDGCEVCKPVLSSIFSSIYNDTANKHVTAQDSNDRFLANIQRNGTYSVVPRMAGGEVTAEKLIAIGEVAKEYGLYTKITGAQRVDLFGAELNDLPAIWKKLIDNGFESGHAYGKSLRAVKSCVGNAWCRYGMDDSTTLAIELENRYRGIRSPHKLKGGVSACIRECAEARGKDFGVIAVEGGWNLYICGNGGANPKHAVLLAEAIDKETVFKYMDRFLMYYIQTAGPLVRTSTWLEKLEGGIEYLKNVVINDSLGINATLEAEMQKLVDTFECEWKQAIEDPEMMKRFNHFVNSDDRDDNLEYIPLRGQKMPTAW
- a CDS encoding DUF4202 domain-containing protein encodes the protein MSLQFQNASTRIDAENAQDPNSELFQSETFPKELLYSNRMYKRLMDFYPDASEEVQIAAKAQHICRWKMPRESYPMDRVGYLKWREDLKKFHAKTTASILQECGYNQKIIDRVSFLIEKKLLKKDEETQLLEDVICLVFLEFYLDPFVQKHDTEKLKNIILKTWNKMSEKGHQEALKINYSDANLQLIKDALGL